The following proteins are encoded in a genomic region of Bosea beijingensis:
- a CDS encoding VOC family protein: MLHHLSFGVADIERACAFYDAVLAPLGYVWQDLRPGEAGQAVGYGVPGGGDKLALKHRPDGQRPPGAGFHLAFAAPDRMAVDRFHEAALRQGGRDNGAPGLRAHYGPHYYAAFVIDPDGHAIEAVFNAPV, from the coding sequence ATGCTTCATCATCTGTCTTTCGGCGTTGCCGATATCGAGCGTGCCTGTGCCTTCTACGACGCGGTGCTGGCGCCGCTCGGCTATGTCTGGCAGGATCTGCGCCCTGGTGAGGCTGGGCAGGCGGTCGGGTACGGTGTGCCCGGAGGAGGCGACAAGCTCGCGCTGAAGCACCGGCCGGACGGGCAGAGGCCACCGGGGGCGGGCTTCCATCTCGCCTTCGCCGCGCCGGATCGGATGGCGGTCGACCGGTTCCATGAAGCGGCGCTTCGACAGGGCGGGCGCGACAATGGCGCGCCAGGTCTGCGCGCGCATTACGGGCCGCATTACTACGCGGCCTTCGTGATCGATCCCGACGGCCATGCGATCGAGGCGGTGTTCAACGCGCCGGTGTAG
- a CDS encoding Crp/Fnr family transcriptional regulator translates to MITPEELRAIASWSRDLSEAEFEEARRGISFKSYGKGASICHVGDRLEAWTGVAEGLVKMATTSKTGKSATLAGLRAGAWFGEGTVIKAEARRYELVALRESRIALMRRSTFLWLFEHSAAFNRFLVHQFNERLAQFISLAETERTLDSTGRLARNLAWLFNPILYPDLGRTLAISQEELGMLAGISRQMANQGLAKLADLGLIELGHGSVTIRDLDRLARYEG, encoded by the coding sequence GTGATCACCCCTGAGGAACTGCGCGCCATCGCCTCCTGGTCCCGTGACCTGTCCGAGGCGGAATTCGAGGAGGCGCGACGCGGCATCTCCTTCAAGAGCTACGGCAAGGGTGCCTCGATCTGCCATGTCGGCGACCGGCTCGAGGCATGGACCGGCGTGGCCGAGGGGCTGGTCAAGATGGCGACGACCTCGAAGACCGGGAAATCCGCGACCCTCGCCGGCCTGCGCGCCGGCGCCTGGTTCGGAGAAGGCACCGTGATCAAGGCCGAGGCGCGCCGCTACGAGCTGGTGGCGCTGCGCGAGTCCCGGATCGCCCTGATGCGGCGCTCGACCTTCCTGTGGCTGTTCGAGCATTCGGCGGCCTTCAACCGCTTCCTCGTCCACCAGTTCAACGAGCGCCTCGCCCAGTTCATCTCGCTGGCCGAGACCGAGCGCACGCTGGATTCAACGGGCCGCCTCGCGCGCAATCTCGCCTGGCTGTTCAACCCGATCCTCTATCCCGATCTCGGCCGCACACTGGCGATCTCGCAGGAGGAGCTCGGCATGCTCGCCGGCATTTCCCGCCAGATGGCGAACCAGGGCCTGGCGAAGCTCGCCGATCTCGGCCTGATCGAGCTCGGCCATGGCAGCGTCACCATCCGTGACCTCGACAGGCTCGCCCGCTACGAAGGTTGA